DNA sequence from the Saimiri boliviensis isolate mSaiBol1 chromosome 5, mSaiBol1.pri, whole genome shotgun sequence genome:
AAGATTAATGCAAACCAAAATTTGCTTATTTTGAGACTCAAATTCAGTAATTCATGACACCTGAATAACAGTAACATAGCATGTGGCTCCAACTACAGTGTGTGCTAATTAATATAACCCATTGTCTACCAAAGCACAGGTAAGCACACCATATAATTTTTCTATGGGTTACCAACGTACCTTTGAGTCACTAGAGTATATAAGTATAGATCCTTTAGAATAGAAGTTACAGAATGGCAATGTGAAGTttgcaaaatttaagaaaaacgATGCTGATTGGTTTCTGGGGTTTGCATGATATATAGAAGAGGGCTCATAGAGATTTCCAAACCCTCTTCTTGTTCTGGAAGCCACTGGCATACCAATAGATATTTTGGCATTTTACATTTCAAACTGTCATGATCAGTCAACCCCTTTCCCTTTGTACCCCTTCATTTCACAATATGAATGACACACTTGTTTGATGTGAAAATGCCacgagaaggaagaaaaatagcttGTCAAGAACAGAAAACACGAGAGAAAATTTAAGTTCAGTAAATACAGAACGTGTTCTACACATGCACTTCCTGTAAGAAATTATTACCACATCTGTTACTGTTGTTTCTCTTGCTGCTGTTTTATGCTTCTGGTTTCAATTTTAAACTCCATTATCTCTAGCATATTTTGGTTGATGACTTACCTGTGTTGGCTTAGCTCTCATGATTTAAAACAATCCTTTGTGGTTTGGAAAACCATCTACGTTTGAAAACTGggcttagaaaataaaataatcaagctTGTGTGTTTATTCCTCCTTaattttcattcataaaatagaaaccctcaggaaaaaatatgtatctttataagCCCTCTGAATAAGTTTCAAAAAGGTACTTTTATGACACGTACAGTTCTAACACAAAAATAGTAACTGTCTGCAATATGCTTTATGTCATGCTGGTCTAGCTAGTGAGATTATTCAGACTCTAGGACTCACTGTTTTTAAGGAAGCAGTAAAAATAATGCCGTCTTACTACCTCTGTAACAACTCAAATTCTTGCAATGTGTATAGATTGCTTCAAACCAATGACACCTATATCTGATACATGCTTTCTCCTAAAGTATCTTAACATTAGAccagaataaaggaaaatcttaATTAGTccaaagattttaaatttcttttaaagaattaataaaaacacaatttactTTCAGTGTGGTCAATTGAATACCAATGACGTGTAAAtaaaccattttacattttatctaaAATTCCACAGTCCTGATGACATCTTTCATCCTTTCAGGTAGGTTATAGAGCTTTTATGCTAAATCAGGAGATTCTGCTTGCCCAAGCAATTTTGCTATTAAGTTTAATGAAGCTATTAATTTGCTATTAAGTTTAATGAAGCTAAAATCCTGAGAAAATGAACTGAGGTATATCATGTTAATTCCTAACTTCTAGCTTCAGAGATATTCTTCACCCTAAAGCTTTAAcaaggtgtgtgtatatataaacctTCCATTTTCAAATCCTGCCTTAGATACTTGTTTTTGAAGGAAAGCACATGATATAATTTCTAGATGAAGAACACAAATACATAATACTTGGAATTtttaatggctaaaataaaaacatcagttaccttgattttctctttctcacaaaGGCTAATGTTCCTCTGAATTTTTAATATCATCCAAAAATTTATATAGAAGCATTTATGATgtacaatggaaagaaaaatattcctttctgATTTAGCAATCTGTTATTTTGTAGACTACAAGCATGCCACTTAATAAacgctaaaataaaatatactgtaaGGTAAGACTATCCTAGTAtacttaaacatataaaataaatactttgcactgaaatttagaaaaaagttGGCATTACAGATACTTGTAGGAGTTTTTATGATGGTTTCCAACGTGTTTCATTCCTTTGTTTTACCAGTTTTATAAACttaggaaaaaatatgtatttgaagaAGCAAAATAAGTAGGTAGCAAAGTAAAGATAAATTGAAGTTTATTTCTAACTTAAATTCCTCCTAAAAGGGAGAGTTTTATCTTAGAATTTTTGAATACTGAATTATGTAGAAAAGTCAAACATTTTGAATCCAACATATTTAAGAAAGTCCCCATGACAAACATGTCAGCTGAGAGATGCAGTGCAGTAAAGTAAAAACCTTGCTGATTTTGGATATGAGGAATAAAATCTGATATAATTACcagaaaaatttgttttctttttttcttttcagctaaAGCAAAGTAATTTTGCAAACCACAATTTCACTTCCtggcttgcttttcattttcaatatCTAAATCACTGCATATTCTTAGTGGTTTTCAATAAATTCATCAACATCAGTAACAGATTTGGCAGTAACAATGTAGAAAATAGGACAAATATTTATGAGTTTAAGCATGAAAGAGATAAATACGCAAAATAATGAGAATGCATACCACGGTTAAATTCATCGCCATCGTCTAACCAAACACACAGAATGAAAATAGGAATCCCCAGAACGTGACACTAGAGCACAATGCCAAGATACAATCACGCACTGTTATGTCTGAGCATGACAAAGAAACAGATGGTCATGACCTTTTCTGtaaggaagggggaaaaaagaataatgatacaAGACACTTAATAGCAAAATTGTTCATGACTGCTGAAATtcttggaagaaaaacaaaatgaagaagcTGCTACagtaatgagattaaaaaaaaaatacatgtctaTGTTTGCCAGTCACATTGCAGAATTGAACAGTCACCTGTGGTTTTCCGCTTAACACAGGAGAGATGAGTTGGTCTAGTATATTTGATAGCaggttttaaaatgaatttcctGGAGGGAGAGTGGGCCTGAACTTCTGTTTTTTTAGCAAGTTCAGCCTTCTTATAAACTGCTATgaataagaaaacacaaaaagcataccatcaggaaaaaataaacacttgGAGCAAAATCGAACaaacttttataaataattagTTACCACTGTTAGGCAGTTTTTCtgcaaaaaagtaataatgaattacttcaaaaacattttcaaagaagtgATTGTTAAATGAaccttttttccttctcacttCATCTCTGGAGACTGTGCTAGGTTCCTTTTTAGCTACTTTTCTTTCAGGAGTGGAAATTCTGCCTCTCCCAGTTTtaaaaggcttttcttttctatgtttctcAAGAGATGATCTCCGAGCTTCCTTTTCAGCTTTCTCCTCTTTAGGAATAGTTTCTAACTGTTCTGTCATGATGCTCCTATCATCATCTGTGGATCAAAGCAAAtcatgacaacaacaacaacaacagtgaaAACATTAGTAACAAGTGTACAAAATCctttatatatttaacaaaatgcaaaataaagagatagaggtattttaaaatatttaaataaaaaaattcccaTAAGTTATTGTGTTTGAGTTGGaagtagaaaactaaaaaataataataataataatgcacaCCTTGAGTGTCCACCCAGAGGCTGTCAGCATCCATGATGGAGTCATCAATGGTGGTCTCGTCTTTGTAATCGTCATAGGTTTCTGTCTTATATTCAGAAAGTGCAACCTCTTCTCTCTCAGGGGAAGCTGGAGCCTCCGGGGAACCATCTTTGGGTTCTGCCTGGGCTTCAGCTGCCTCTTCTACTTCGAACTCTTCTTCGTCATGAGGAGATGGTCTCCTTTCCACCTCAGGCTGGTCTAGGGCTGCAAAACGTACGCTGTGGGACCCTGACTCCCCTTCATCAGTTGTGGTTTGCACTACAGTGATGAAATCATCCTCGATGGTCACAACGGACTCAATCACTCCTTTGTGTTCACCTGGGCAGGTCTCCACAAATTCCTCCCTGGCACCTGAGGCACCCAAGTCAGTAATCTGAAGGGTATCTGAGCGGAAGAGCAGTTTATCATATTCTCCCTGGGCTTCTATCTCTTCTTCCTCACTCTGAACCTCTGCTGGTTCAGATACGATTGCTTCATGTACTGGCTCTGCAACATCAGAAGGCGTGATGGATATATCTGGGgtctctttgctttcttcttttggcCCTTGAATAAATTCCATCTGGACATCAGCTCTCTCATCTGTAGCTAAATCAGCCTCTGGAACAGTAGGTGGGCAAGGTATTTCCACTGACAATTTGATggcaatctcatcttgaattagaGATGATTCAGGAGATGTTTCCTTCTTGCCCTCATCAGCTTTCAGGGACTCCATGGTGAGACTTTCATGCTCACCACTAGACTCATAGGACTCCTCCTTGTCTACAGCCTCCTGGTGCACCAAGTCAGGCTTGGCCACTTTCTCTTTGACTTCTGTCTCACTAACTTTGGTGCCTTCTTTCATGTGGCCAGACTCAACACCCATAAATGCATCTGCCTCCTGCAGTGCTTTGGATGAGGGAGTCATGTCCTGTGAAGCCTCAAGTTTTAGCTCTGTTGCCCTTCTAGCATCTATGTTTAGCCCTGAAGCCATCTGTGCAAAGTCACTAATTTTAACATCTATTTGACCCTGGACAACTTTGTTGGCAGCAAAATCCAGACCTTGTTCTGCTTTTTTGGATGGTTCCACCTCGGCTACCTCTGGCACTGAACTAAGACCCTTCTCTGCTTTCTCAGAGGATGCATCTGTTAGTATTGACAAATCTTTGGCCAAAGCTTGTTCGTAGGTTACTCCTAATCCAAATGTTTCTTTATCACCAGCCTCTTCAGTTTTCTTGGCATATTCTTTTAAATCAGCATGTTCTTCACTCTTTTCTAGTACAGTATCCAGCCTATCACTAGCTTTCCTCTCTTGGTCAAACTCCTTACTCAGTCCTGATTTGTCAACAGAGATAGGTGGGGATGCTTCTTTGTCTACACTGAACTCATCTTTGACTCTTCCAGCTGCGGCCAGTTTCACTTCAATCAGTGAAAGGTCTGTGGCCAAATCTCTTCGAACTTTATCATCAGTgccttcataaaaggaaccactCTCCCCTGATAAGTTCTCACTGTCTTGAACAGGTGATGGCAATGGGACCGTGTATTTATTGAACACACAGTAGCCCAGGTCTTCGAGCTGACTGTCTGTTTTTACAATGACATGGTTTTCATCAGTTACTGGGGGCAAGCCAGTACGACTATCCTCAACCACAGTCTCGGATGGTACTGATTTCCTCCTGGCAACCTCAGCATCTGCACTCACAGAAGCCAATCTTGACCTTGTGCCTGCTAGATCTAGCATTTCAGGCAGGTCAGGTGCCATGACAGTACCATTTTTGTAAAAATCTTTGGCTAGGAAAGGAGACTCACATGTCGTCTCCGCTTGAGTATTTTCTTCTCCAGTAGTTTTTACTTTCTCCATCTGTTCTTCCTCTTTGTTTTCTACAGGGAAGCAAGGGGCTTTCTCCAgtgcaggtgtggtggctggaaGGTAATCATCCCCTTCATCCATACTTCCACTAGTGTTGGTTAGAATATCAGAAGCCAGAGGAGAAAGATCATGTCCCCGACCAAAGTTAAATCCAAGGGCTATGGAATCTAGGCAAGACATGGGCAAATTGATTGACATGCTTCTTTGTTCGATTGCAGACCTACCACCAAGTCCTAAACTCCTGCTGAGGGTCAAATCATCCTTATTCTTACTGTGGAGGTCCCTTTTCTCTCCATACACTTTTGGATCAATAGTGAACATTCTTTCTTGAGGAGAACTGGGTTCTTCAGGTAAATCAGATGGATAACTCTGTGCAAGAGTGCTGTACCCTGCTTCCTGTGCTGGAGGACTGGGCTGGGATTCTTTTCCTGTTTGAAATTCCTTGTCACCATTTTTATGCATGGGAGACATGGTATCAATAGACTCATGGACACTTTCTCTAGTGTCACTCAGTTCATAGTAATCACTGCCTGGCTGAATGCTTTTTGTTGCTTCTTCTTTCAAGGCAGATGTTTCAAAATACTTGGACATTCCTGATTTATCTTCATAAAATGGCATGTCAAGCTCAGCTGATGTTGCAGCTCCAACTCCTTCAATCTTATCTTTGTCATCGACTCTCATATCAAAAAGTTCCTGAATTGAGCTTTTTTCAATTAATGCAGATGGTTCAGTCATGGCTTTCTCCAGTGTTTTAGAGGTCACAGCCGAATCTGTAACTGCTTGCTCCAAACTTAAAGGGAATGAGTCCTGTTTCAACATATCTGTGGTAGGTTCGTAGCTTTTCTGTTCTGAGAAAGTATACTCTGTGGAGGTCTGGATtatgcctgtttcttcatctgcaagtTTTGGGGGTCTAGTGTCTTTTGGAACAGCTTCTTTGTCAGAAATGGTGGCTATTTCTTCAAGCTTCAGCTCAGGTTCCTTTTCAGTAAGTGTAGGTTCCTGTCCACTAGGGGTGAAAGTATCTTTTTGCTGCACAGTCTCTTGTTTTATGGCCTCCATTTCTTCCTCTAAGACTTTCCCCATGACATGTTCTTCTGCAACTGGAATGTGAGCATCTTTGGGTAAAGTCATTGCCTCTGAGGATGGTACTTCTGCCATTTTGTCAGGTTTATCCTTATGGGGCTCTTCAACTTCAGAACTATCTTTGGCAGTAGCTAGGCCACTGGTTTGTTGCAGAGATTTTTTGTCATCTGGCTGTAAAAAGGCAGGGGCGAAGGGTGATGTTTCTGTAACTATTTCACTCTTCATGACATCTAAAGGAAGAGTGAAGCTTCCACCTTGAAAGGGACTTGGCATGGG
Encoded proteins:
- the MAP2 gene encoding microtubule-associated protein 2 isoform X28; the protein is MEFHDQQELTPSAAEPLDKKEKESEKQSKPGEDLKHAALVSQPETTKTYPDEKDMQGTEEEKAPLALFGHTLVANLEDMKQKTEPSLVVPGIDLPKEPSTPKEQKDWFIEMPTEAKKDEWGLVAPVSPGPLTPMREKDVFDDIPKWEGKQFDSPMPSPFQGGSFTLPLDVMKSEIVTETSPFAPAFLQPDDKKSLQQTSGLATAKDSSEVEEPHKDKPDKMAEVPSSEAMTLPKDAHIPVAEEHVMGKVLEEEMEAIKQETVQQKDTFTPSGQEPTLTEKEPELKLEEIATISDKEAVPKDTRPPKLADEETGIIQTSTEYTFSEQKSYEPTTDMLKQDSFPLSLEQAVTDSAVTSKTLEKAMTEPSALIEKSSIQELFDMRVDDKDKIEGVGAATSAELDMPFYEDKSGMSKYFETSALKEEATKSIQPGSDYYELSDTRESVHESIDTMSPMHKNGDKEFQTGKESQPSPPAQEAGYSTLAQSYPSDLPEEPSSPQERMFTIDPKVYGEKRDLHSKNKDDLTLSRSLGLGGRSAIEQRSMSINLPMSCLDSIALGFNFGRGHDLSPLASDILTNTSGSMDEGDDYLPATTPALEKAPCFPVENKEEEQMEKVKTTGEENTQAETTCESPFLAKDFYKNGTVMAPDLPEMLDLAGTRSRLASVSADAEVARRKSVPSETVVEDSRTGLPPVTDENHVIVKTDSQLEDLGYCVFNKYTVPLPSPVQDSENLSGESGSFYEGTDDKVRRDLATDLSLIEVKLAAAGRVKDEFSVDKEASPPISVDKSGLSKEFDQERKASDRLDTVLEKSEEHADLKEYAKKTEEAGDKETFGLGVTYEQALAKDLSILTDASSEKAEKGLSSVPEVAEVEPSKKAEQGLDFAANKVVQGQIDVKISDFAQMASGLNIDARRATELKLEASQDMTPSSKALQEADAFMGVESGHMKEGTKVSETEVKEKVAKPDLVHQEAVDKEESYESSGEHESLTMESLKADEGKKETSPESSLIQDEIAIKLSVEIPCPPTVPEADLATDERADVQMEFIQGPKEESKETPDISITPSDVAEPVHEAIVSEPAEVQSEEEEIEAQGEYDKLLFRSDTLQITDLGASGAREEFVETCPGEHKGVIESVVTIEDDFITVVQTTTDEGESGSHSVRFAALDQPEVERRPSPHDEEEFEVEEAAEAQAEPKDGSPEAPASPEREEVALSEYKTETYDDYKDETTIDDSIMDADSLWVDTQDDDRSIMTEQLETIPKEEKAEKEARRSSLEKHRKEKPFKTGRGRISTPERKVAKKEPSTVSRDEVRRKKVYKKAELAKKTEVQAHSPSRKFILKPAIKYTRPTHLSCVKRKTTAAGGESAVAPSVFKQAKDKVSDGVTKSPEKRSSLPRPSSILPPRRGVSGDRDENSFSLNSSISSSARRTTRSEPIRRAGKSGTSTPTTPGSTAITPGTPPSYSSRTPGTPGTPSYPRTPHTPGTPKSAILVPSEKKVAIIRTPPKSPATPKQLRLINQPLPDLKNVKSKIGSTDNIKYQPKGGQVQIVTKKIDLSHVTSKCGSLKNIRHRPGGGRVKIESVKLDFKEKAQAKVGSLDNAHHVPGGGNVKIDSQKLNFREHAKARVDHGAEIITQSPGRSSVASPRRLSNVSSSGSINLLESPQLATLAEDVTAALAKQGL
- the MAP2 gene encoding microtubule-associated protein 2 isoform X6 codes for the protein MADERKDEAKAPHWTSAQLTEASAHSHPPEIKDQGGAGEGLVRSANGFPYREDEEGAFGEHGSQGTYSNTKENGINGELTSADRETAEEVSARIVQVVTAEAVAVLKGEQEKEAQHKDQTAALPLAAEETANLPPSPPPSPASEQTVTVEEEEETLESRMAEEEKPAALPEKEYGAAKSSEQPTGLSKGQVESSAEAQIDPEESAPAGAPHEKSVKEVKEVSPEVKTPSSAGEDLLTASKMEFHDQQELTPSAAEPLDKKEKESEKQSKPGEDLKHAALVSQPETTKTYPDEKDMQGTEEEKAPLALFGHTLVANLEDMKQKTEPSLVVPGIDLPKEPSTPKEQKDWFIEMPTEAKKDEWGLVAPVSPGPLTPMREKDVFDDIPKWEGKQFDSPMPSPFQGGSFTLPLDVMKSEIVTETSPFAPAFLQPDDKKSLQQTSGLATAKDSSEVEEPHKDKPDKMAEVPSSEAMTLPKDAHIPVAEEHVMGKVLEEEMEAIKQETVQQKDTFTPSGQEPTLTEKEPELKLEEIATISDKEAVPKDTRPPKLADEETGIIQTSTEYTFSEQKSYEPTTDMLKQDSFPLSLEQAVTDSAVTSKTLEKAMTEPSALIEKSSIQELFDMRVDDKDKIEGVGAATSAELDMPFYEDKSGMSKYFETSALKEEATKSIQPGSDYYELSDTRESVHESIDTMSPMHKNGDKEFQTGKESQPSPPAQEAGYSTLAQSYPSDLPEEPSSPQERMFTIDPKVYGEKRDLHSKNKDDLTLSRSLGLGGRSAIEQRSMSINLPMSCLDSIALGFNFGRGHDLSPLASDILTNTSGSMDEGDDYLPATTPALEKAPCFPVENKEEEQMEKVKTTGEENTQAETTCESPFLAKDFYKNGTVMAPDLPEMLDLAGTRSRLASVSADAEVARRKSVPSETVVEDSRTGLPPVTDENHVIVKTDSQLEDLGYCVFNKYTVPLPSPVQDSENLSGESGSFYEGTDDKVRRDLATDLSLIEVKLAAAGRVKDEFSVDKEASPPISVDKSGLSKEFDQERKASDRLDTVLEKSEEHADLKEYAKKTEEAGDKETFGLGVTYEQALAKDLSILTDASSEKAEKGLSSVPEVAEVEPSKKAEQGLDFAANKVVQGQIDVKISDFAQMASGLNIDARRATELKLEASQDMTPSSKALQEADAFMGVESGHMKEGTKVSETEVKEKVAKPDLVHQEAVDKEESYESSGEHESLTMESLKADEGKKETSPESSLIQDEIAIKLSVEIPCPPTVPEADLATDERADVQMEFIQGPKEESKETPDISITPSDVAEPVHEAIVSEPAEVQSEEEEIEAQGEYDKLLFRSDTLQITDLGASGAREEFVETCPGEHKGVIESVVTIEDDFITVVQTTTDEGESGSHSVRFAALDQPEVERRPSPHDEEEFEVEEAAEAQAEPKDGSPEAPASPEREEVALSEYKTETYDDYKDETTIDDSIMDADSLWVDTQDDDRSIMTEQLETIPKEEKAEKEARRSSLEKHRKEKPFKTGRGRISTPERKVAKKEPSTVSRDEVRRKKAVYKKAELAKKTEVQAHSPSRKFILKPAIKYTRPTHLSCVKRKTTAAGGESAVAPSVFKQAKDKVSDGVTKSPEKRSSLPRPSSILPPRRGVSGDRDENSFSLNSSISSSARRTTRSEPIRRAGKSGTSTPTTPGSTAITPGTPPSYSSRTPGTPGTPSYPRTPHTPGTPKSAILVPSEKKVAIIRTPPKSPATPKQLRLINQPLPDLKNVKSKIGSTDNIKYQPKGGQVRILNKKIDFSKVQSRCGSKDNIKHSAGGGNVQIVTKKIDLSHVTSKCGSLKNIRHRPGGGRVKIESVKLDFKEKAQAKVGSLDNAHHVPGGGNVKIDSQKLNFREHAKARVDHGAEIITQSPGRSSVASPRRLSNVSSSGSINLLESPQLATLAEDVTAALAKQGL
- the MAP2 gene encoding microtubule-associated protein 2 isoform X10, which codes for MADERKDEAKAPHWTSAQLTEASAHSHPPEIKDQGGAGEGLVRSANGFPYREDEEGAFGEHGSQGTYSNTKENGINGELTSADRETAEEVSARIVQVVTAEAVAVLKGEQEKEAQHKDQTAALPLAEETANLPPSPPPSPASEQTVTVEEASKMEFHDQQELTPSAAEPLDKKEKESEKQSKPGEDLKHAALVSQPETTKTYPDEKDMQGTEEEKAPLALFGHTLVANLEDMKQKTEPSLVVPGIDLPKEPSTPKEQKDWFIEMPTEAKKDEWGLVAPVSPGPLTPMREKDVFDDIPKWEGKQFDSPMPSPFQGGSFTLPLDVMKSEIVTETSPFAPAFLQPDDKKSLQQTSGLATAKDSSEVEEPHKDKPDKMAEVPSSEAMTLPKDAHIPVAEEHVMGKVLEEEMEAIKQETVQQKDTFTPSGQEPTLTEKEPELKLEEIATISDKEAVPKDTRPPKLADEETGIIQTSTEYTFSEQKSYEPTTDMLKQDSFPLSLEQAVTDSAVTSKTLEKAMTEPSALIEKSSIQELFDMRVDDKDKIEGVGAATSAELDMPFYEDKSGMSKYFETSALKEEATKSIQPGSDYYELSDTRESVHESIDTMSPMHKNGDKEFQTGKESQPSPPAQEAGYSTLAQSYPSDLPEEPSSPQERMFTIDPKVYGEKRDLHSKNKDDLTLSRSLGLGGRSAIEQRSMSINLPMSCLDSIALGFNFGRGHDLSPLASDILTNTSGSMDEGDDYLPATTPALEKAPCFPVENKEEEQMEKVKTTGEENTQAETTCESPFLAKDFYKNGTVMAPDLPEMLDLAGTRSRLASVSADAEVARRKSVPSETVVEDSRTGLPPVTDENHVIVKTDSQLEDLGYCVFNKYTVPLPSPVQDSENLSGESGSFYEGTDDKVRRDLATDLSLIEVKLAAAGRVKDEFSVDKEASPPISVDKSGLSKEFDQERKASDRLDTVLEKSEEHADLKEYAKKTEEAGDKETFGLGVTYEQALAKDLSILTDASSEKAEKGLSSVPEVAEVEPSKKAEQGLDFAANKVVQGQIDVKISDFAQMASGLNIDARRATELKLEASQDMTPSSKALQEADAFMGVESGHMKEGTKVSETEVKEKVAKPDLVHQEAVDKEESYESSGEHESLTMESLKADEGKKETSPESSLIQDEIAIKLSVEIPCPPTVPEADLATDERADVQMEFIQGPKEESKETPDISITPSDVAEPVHEAIVSEPAEVQSEEEEIEAQGEYDKLLFRSDTLQITDLGASGAREEFVETCPGEHKGVIESVVTIEDDFITVVQTTTDEGESGSHSVRFAALDQPEVERRPSPHDEEEFEVEEAAEAQAEPKDGSPEAPASPEREEVALSEYKTETYDDYKDETTIDDSIMDADSLWVDTQDDDRSIMTEQLETIPKEEKAEKEARRSSLEKHRKEKPFKTGRGRISTPERKVAKKEPSTVSRDEVRRKKAVYKKAELAKKTEVQAHSPSRKFILKPAIKYTRPTHLSCVKRKTTAAGGESAVAPSVFKQAKDKVSNSTLSKIPALQGSTKSPRYSSACPSTTKRATFSDSLLIQSTSAGSTDRLPYSKSGNKDGVTKSPEKRSSLPRPSSILPPRRGVSGDRDENSFSLNSSISSSARRTTRSEPIRRAGKSGTSTPTTPGSTAITPGTPPSYSSRTPGTPGTPSYPRTPHTPGTPKSAILVPSEKKVAIIRTPPKSPATPKQLRLINQPLPDLKNVKSKIGSTDNIKYQPKGGQVRILNKKIDFSKVQSRCGSKDNIKHSAGGGNVQIVTKKIDLSHVTSKCGSLKNIRHRPGGGRVKIESVKLDFKEKAQAKVGSLDNAHHVPGGGNVKIDSQKLNFREHAKARVDHGAEIITQSPGRSSVASPRRLSNVSSSGSINLLESPQLATLAEDVTAALAKQGL
- the MAP2 gene encoding microtubule-associated protein 2 isoform X9; this translates as MADERKDEAKAPHWTSAQLTEASAHSHPPEIKDQGGAGEGLVRSANGFPYREDEEGAFGEHGSQGTYSNTKENGINGELTSADRETAEEVSARIVQVVTAEAVAVLKGEQEKEAQHKDQTAALPLAAEETANLPPSPPPSPASEQTVTVEEASKMEFHDQQELTPSAAEPLDKKEKESEKQSKPGEDLKHAALVSQPETTKTYPDEKDMQGTEEEKAPLALFGHTLVANLEDMKQKTEPSLVVPGIDLPKEPSTPKEQKDWFIEMPTEAKKDEWGLVAPVSPGPLTPMREKDVFDDIPKWEGKQFDSPMPSPFQGGSFTLPLDVMKSEIVTETSPFAPAFLQPDDKKSLQQTSGLATAKDSSEVEEPHKDKPDKMAEVPSSEAMTLPKDAHIPVAEEHVMGKVLEEEMEAIKQETVQQKDTFTPSGQEPTLTEKEPELKLEEIATISDKEAVPKDTRPPKLADEETGIIQTSTEYTFSEQKSYEPTTDMLKQDSFPLSLEQAVTDSAVTSKTLEKAMTEPSALIEKSSIQELFDMRVDDKDKIEGVGAATSAELDMPFYEDKSGMSKYFETSALKEEATKSIQPGSDYYELSDTRESVHESIDTMSPMHKNGDKEFQTGKESQPSPPAQEAGYSTLAQSYPSDLPEEPSSPQERMFTIDPKVYGEKRDLHSKNKDDLTLSRSLGLGGRSAIEQRSMSINLPMSCLDSIALGFNFGRGHDLSPLASDILTNTSGSMDEGDDYLPATTPALEKAPCFPVENKEEEQMEKVKTTGEENTQAETTCESPFLAKDFYKNGTVMAPDLPEMLDLAGTRSRLASVSADAEVARRKSVPSETVVEDSRTGLPPVTDENHVIVKTDSQLEDLGYCVFNKYTVPLPSPVQDSENLSGESGSFYEGTDDKVRRDLATDLSLIEVKLAAAGRVKDEFSVDKEASPPISVDKSGLSKEFDQERKASDRLDTVLEKSEEHADLKEYAKKTEEAGDKETFGLGVTYEQALAKDLSILTDASSEKAEKGLSSVPEVAEVEPSKKAEQGLDFAANKVVQGQIDVKISDFAQMASGLNIDARRATELKLEASQDMTPSSKALQEADAFMGVESGHMKEGTKVSETEVKEKVAKPDLVHQEAVDKEESYESSGEHESLTMESLKADEGKKETSPESSLIQDEIAIKLSVEIPCPPTVPEADLATDERADVQMEFIQGPKEESKETPDISITPSDVAEPVHEAIVSEPAEVQSEEEEIEAQGEYDKLLFRSDTLQITDLGASGAREEFVETCPGEHKGVIESVVTIEDDFITVVQTTTDEGESGSHSVRFAALDQPEVERRPSPHDEEEFEVEEAAEAQAEPKDGSPEAPASPEREEVALSEYKTETYDDYKDETTIDDSIMDADSLWVDTQDDDRSIMTEQLETIPKEEKAEKEARRSSLEKHRKEKPFKTGRGRISTPERKVAKKEPSTVSRDEVRRKKAVYKKAELAKKTEVQAHSPSRKFILKPAIKYTRPTHLSCVKRKTTAAGGESAVAPSVFKQAKDKVSNSTLSKIPALQGSTKSPRYSSACPSTTKRATFSDSLLIQSTSAGSTDRLPYSKSGNKDGVTKSPEKRSSLPRPSSILPPRRGVSGDRDENSFSLNSSISSSARRTTRSEPIRRAGKSGTSTPTTPGSTAITPGTPPSYSSRTPGTPGTPSYPRTPHTPGTPKSAILVPSEKKVAIIRTPPKSPATPKQLRLINQPLPDLKNVKSKIGSTDNIKYQPKGGQVRILNKKIDFSKVQSRCGSKDNIKHSAGGGNVQIVTKKIDLSHVTSKCGSLKNIRHRPGGGRVKIESVKLDFKEKAQAKVGSLDNAHHVPGGGNVKIDSQKLNFREHAKARVDHGAEIITQSPGRSSVASPRRLSNVSSSGSINLLESPQLATLAEDVTAALAKQGL